The Maniola hyperantus chromosome 2, iAphHyp1.2, whole genome shotgun sequence genome includes a region encoding these proteins:
- the Rpn13 gene encoding proteasomal ubiquitin receptor ADRM1 isoform X2, whose amino-acid sequence MSSTALFGNTSGLGGSSGGNKHLVEFRAGRMTLKGRMVHPDKRKGLLYVYQGEDSLMHFCWKDRTTGEVEDDLLIFPDDCEFKRVNECTTGRVYVLKFKSFSKKYFFWMQEPKTDKDDELCRRINEALNNPPTSGERGGGGGSGAQDGELQNLLNNMSQQQLMQLFGGVGQIGGLSSLLGTMGNNSSSGTGGSRQSSSSNSSSRGGSAPRTTESTTRTPARPRYPAAPAVAAAPAAAPAATPAAATAPAPAAATPAPTPASAATAASAAATPRGGQIVLSDLQRYFSALGTAPEGEGGEARVDLGAALAAPDVLSTASEPPHAQRLAPLLPPAPAAAATAAAATAAADDAANQFSSALTSGQMGPVVSQFGLPADVTAAANTGDMQAFFKALESASSGSEGNKSQDADKKKEKPQDDKNDKDDDAGMSLD is encoded by the exons ATGTCTTCAACCGCACTATTTGGAAACACCTCGGGTCTTGGTGGCAGTTCAGGGGGAAATAAACACTTGGTAGAGTTTCGGGCAGGCAGAATGACTCTTAAAGGTCGTATGGTTCATCCGGATAAAAGAAAGGGCTTATTGTATGTGTACCAAGGAGAAGATTCGTTGATGCATTTTTGTTGGAAAGACCGTACAACTGGCGAAGTAGAGGATGACCTTTTGATATTCCCTGATGATTGCGAATTTAAACGGGTTAACGAATGTACAACTGGGAGGGTGTATGTACTGAAATTCAAGTCATTCTCAAAGAAGTACTTCTTTTGGATGcag gAGCCAAAAACTGATAAGGACGATGAGTTATGCCGCCGCATCAATGAGGCTTTGAACAACCCACCGACGTCAGGcgagcgcggcggcggcggcggcagcgGTGCCCAAGACGGAGAGCTGCAGAACCTGCTCAACAACATGTCGCAGCAACAACTTATGCAGCTGTTTGGAGGGGTCGGCCAGATTGGGGGACTGTCATCGCTCCTCGGCACCATGGG CAATAACAGCAGCAGCGGTACGGGCGGCAGTCGCCAGTCCAGCAGCAGCAACAGCAGCTCCCGCGGCGGCTCGGCCCCGCGCACCACGGAGTCAACCACTCGCACGCCGGCGCGTCCGCGCTACCCGGCCGCGCCTGCCGTCGCCGCCGCtcccgccgccgcgcccgccgccacTCCCGCTGCCGCCACCGCACCGGCTCCTGCCGCCGCCACGCCCGCGCCTACCCCCGCCtccgccgccaccgccgcctCGGCAGCCGCTACTCCTCGTG GCGGGCAGATTGTCCTGTCGGACCTGCAGCGCTACTTCTCGGCGCTGGGCACGGCGCCAGAGGGCGAGGGCGGCGAGGCGCGCGTGGACCTGGGCGCGGCGCTGGCGGCGCCCGACGTGCTGAGCACGGCCAGCGAGCCGCCGCACGCGCAGCGTCTGGCGCCGTTGctgccgcccgcgcccgccgccgccgccaccgccgccgcAGCCACCGCCGCCGCGGACGAT GCGGCAAATCAGTTTTCGTCAGCCCTGACCTCGGGGCAAATGGGTCCAGTGGTGTCGCAGTTCGGTCTGCCGGCCGATGTGACTGCTGCCGCCAACACTGGCGACATGCAGGCATTTTTCAAGGCCTTAGAAAGCGCTTCGTCGGGCTCCGAAGGCAACAAGTCACAGGACGCTGACAAGAAGAAGGAAAAGCCGCAAGACGACAAAAATGACAAAGACGATGACGCTGGAATGTCACTCGATTAA
- the Rpn13 gene encoding proteasomal ubiquitin receptor ADRM1 isoform X1, with protein sequence MSSTALFGNTSGLGGSSGGNKHLVEFRAGRMTLKGRMVHPDKRKGLLYVYQGEDSLMHFCWKDRTTGEVEDDLLIFPDDCEFKRVNECTTGRVYVLKFKSFSKKYFFWMQEPKTDKDDELCRRINEALNNPPTSGERGGGGGSGAQDGELQNLLNNMSQQQLMQLFGGVGQIGGLSSLLGTMGNNSSSGTGGSRQSSSSNSSSRGGSAPRTTESTTRTPARPRYPAAPAVAAAPAAAPAATPAAATAPAPAAATPAPTPASAATAASAAATPRGGQIVLSDLQRYFSALGTAPEGEGGEARVDLGAALAAPDVLSTASEPPHAQRLAPLLPPAPAAAATAAAATAAADDVRTTLLSPQFAQAANQFSSALTSGQMGPVVSQFGLPADVTAAANTGDMQAFFKALESASSGSEGNKSQDADKKKEKPQDDKNDKDDDAGMSLD encoded by the exons ATGTCTTCAACCGCACTATTTGGAAACACCTCGGGTCTTGGTGGCAGTTCAGGGGGAAATAAACACTTGGTAGAGTTTCGGGCAGGCAGAATGACTCTTAAAGGTCGTATGGTTCATCCGGATAAAAGAAAGGGCTTATTGTATGTGTACCAAGGAGAAGATTCGTTGATGCATTTTTGTTGGAAAGACCGTACAACTGGCGAAGTAGAGGATGACCTTTTGATATTCCCTGATGATTGCGAATTTAAACGGGTTAACGAATGTACAACTGGGAGGGTGTATGTACTGAAATTCAAGTCATTCTCAAAGAAGTACTTCTTTTGGATGcag gAGCCAAAAACTGATAAGGACGATGAGTTATGCCGCCGCATCAATGAGGCTTTGAACAACCCACCGACGTCAGGcgagcgcggcggcggcggcggcagcgGTGCCCAAGACGGAGAGCTGCAGAACCTGCTCAACAACATGTCGCAGCAACAACTTATGCAGCTGTTTGGAGGGGTCGGCCAGATTGGGGGACTGTCATCGCTCCTCGGCACCATGGG CAATAACAGCAGCAGCGGTACGGGCGGCAGTCGCCAGTCCAGCAGCAGCAACAGCAGCTCCCGCGGCGGCTCGGCCCCGCGCACCACGGAGTCAACCACTCGCACGCCGGCGCGTCCGCGCTACCCGGCCGCGCCTGCCGTCGCCGCCGCtcccgccgccgcgcccgccgccacTCCCGCTGCCGCCACCGCACCGGCTCCTGCCGCCGCCACGCCCGCGCCTACCCCCGCCtccgccgccaccgccgcctCGGCAGCCGCTACTCCTCGTG GCGGGCAGATTGTCCTGTCGGACCTGCAGCGCTACTTCTCGGCGCTGGGCACGGCGCCAGAGGGCGAGGGCGGCGAGGCGCGCGTGGACCTGGGCGCGGCGCTGGCGGCGCCCGACGTGCTGAGCACGGCCAGCGAGCCGCCGCACGCGCAGCGTCTGGCGCCGTTGctgccgcccgcgcccgccgccgccgccaccgccgccgcAGCCACCGCCGCCGCGGACGATGTAAGGACCACCCTGCTCTCACCGCAGTTTGCCCAG GCGGCAAATCAGTTTTCGTCAGCCCTGACCTCGGGGCAAATGGGTCCAGTGGTGTCGCAGTTCGGTCTGCCGGCCGATGTGACTGCTGCCGCCAACACTGGCGACATGCAGGCATTTTTCAAGGCCTTAGAAAGCGCTTCGTCGGGCTCCGAAGGCAACAAGTCACAGGACGCTGACAAGAAGAAGGAAAAGCCGCAAGACGACAAAAATGACAAAGACGATGACGCTGGAATGTCACTCGATTAA